One window of the Triticum dicoccoides isolate Atlit2015 ecotype Zavitan chromosome 3B, WEW_v2.0, whole genome shotgun sequence genome contains the following:
- the LOC119276895 gene encoding protein STICHEL-like 3, giving the protein MPAPDRAAAGGGHLRGHAHLTNCVHLRHHGGGGGGPASSSGRRRSPASAALMRDLLALQRSRARTLRDPSTRRSVESSKVAADPDPYTDDDRDGGVDLPARSRRSAKANGALKTLLDQLADNPHPKAVRRPRRRFKRGAGAGAARRAGTAGKAPDRAAAALSLNSSSQEAVCGNKYLFRDGDELRQHVPQDSRNVCGIPWNWSRLHHRGKSILDLAGRSLSCGLSDPKSAAGREPEATASASASRAHLSGSHSLFPVKSERLASSTSSDSDALPLLVEAATSGARNDIGGMTGSYSGELGLFSNRSSGMDSDLLSQVRSGTRGSLRSRSRHRSLTQKFAPRTFKDVVGQSLVVQALSNAVLRRKVGLVYVFYGPHGTGKTSCARVFAKALNCHSAEHPRPCDSCISCIAHNVGKSRNVMEIGPVGNIDMDGIVDVLDNVMLSPAPSHYRVFIFDDCDTLPADTWSIISKVIERAPRRVVFILVGPNLDLPHIILSRCQKFFFPKLKECDIVNTLQWISTSETLDADRDALRLIASRSDGSLRDAEMTLDQLSLLGQRISLSLVQELVGLVSEDKLVDLLDLALSADTVNTVKTLRDITETGVEPLALMSQLATIITDILAGSYIFARERPRRKFFKRPTLSKNDMEKLRQALKTLSEAEKQLRVSNDKATWLAAALLQLAPDKQYMVPSSSTSTSFNHGVLDGSLPGKDVARHSAIEHNGNMASTSYGERRTIKHTSNHHGSSTVTKVNEQSKHSKTENEMIWQAVLESIQSDTLRKMMAKEGKLRSVSLGTGPTVQVIFSSRVNKSNAENFRGQIMQAFESVLHSAIILEIRYEAKHDAGAGHDENDSDTISRRSFSKHSPVSSGGETLVRRLKKDRVVKGASSTKTKWMQSDPHILTEGEIIEVGPSHMHRCPETDNGVHNINERRNDNAWEEALSSPNQEGVIKQGGKNGNKQRRQNSIVKRKLSLAHVLSKVEVCSQQGGWSRRKAMSIAEKLEQENLRLEPRSRNILCWRTSKTRRKLSSFRFRTGSGRSRAISRLILCGRCISTKSPR; this is encoded by the exons ATGCCGGCGCCGGACCGCGCCGCCGCGGGCGGCGGACACCTCCGCGGCCACGCGCACCTCACCAACTGCGTCCACCTGCGCCACcacgggggaggcggcggcgggcccGCGTCCTCCTCGGGCCGGAGGCGGAGCCCCGCGTCGGCCGCGCTGATGCGCGacctcctcgcgctccagcgctcgcgGGCGCGGACGCTCCGGGACCCGTCCACGCGCCGCTCCGTCGAGTCCTCCAAGGTGGCGGCCGACCCCGACCCGTACACCGACGACGACCGCGACGGCGGCGTCGATCTCCCCGCCAGGTCCCGACGCAGCGCCAAGGCCAACGGGGCGCTCAAGACGCTCCTCGACCAGCTCGCCGACAACCCCCACCCCAAGGCGGTCAGGCGCCCCCGCCGCCGCTTCAAACGCGGGGCCGGGGCCGGGGCCGCCCGCCGCGCCGGCACCGCCGGCAAGGCCCCAGatcgcgccgccgccgcgctcTCCCTCAACTCCAGCTCCCAGGAGGCCGTCTGCGGCAACAAGTACCTCTTCCGCGACGGCGACGAGCTGCGGCAGCATGTGCCGCAGGACTCGCGCAACGTCTGCGGCATCCCGTGGAACTGGTCACGCCTCCACCACCGCGGCAAGTCTATCCTCGACCTGGCCGGCCGCAGTCTATCGTGCGGGCTCTCCGACCCCAAGTCGGCCGCGGGGCGCGAGCCCGAAGCAacggcctccgcctccgcctcgcgCGCGCACCTCAGCGGTTCACACTCTCTTTTCCCGGTCAAGTCCGAGAGGCTGGCTTCCTCCACTAGCTCCGACTCTGACGCTTTGCCTCTGCTCGTCGAGGCGGCCACCTCCGGTGCACGCAATGACATTGGCGGCATGACTGGCAGCTACTCCGGGGAGCTCGGGCTATTCTCTAACAGGAGCAGCGGGATGGATTCTGACCTCTTGTCCCAGGTGCGGTCTGGGACACGGGGCTCTCTGCGAAGCCGCAGCCGGCACCGGAGCCTGACACAGAAGTTCGCGCCGAGGACGTTCAAGGACGTCGTCGGGCAGAGCTTGGTGGTGCAGGCGCTATCCAACGCCGTCCTAAGGAGGAAGGTTGGGTTGGTATACGTCTTCTATGGGCCGCACGGCACAGGGAAGACATCATGTGCGCGCGTCTTCGCCAAGGCGCTCAACTGCCACTCTGCCGAGCACCCACGGCCCTGTGACTCGTGCATTTCGTGCATCGCGCACAATGTTGGCAAAAGCAGGAACGTGATGGAGATTGGGCCCGTAGGCAACATCGACATGGATGGAATTGTGGATGTTCTTGACAATGTCATGCTTTCACCGGCACCATCACATTATAGGGTATTCATATTTGATGACTGCGACACATTGCCAGCAGACACTTGGAGCATCATCTCGAAAGTCATTGAACGGGCACCCCGTCGTGTGGTGTTTATCCTTGTTGGTCCCAACCTCGACCTCCCTCATATCATCCTGTCAAGATGTCAAAAGTTTTTTTTCCCCAAGTTGAAGGAGTGTGATATCGTCAACACATTGCAGTGGATTTCCACCAGTGAAACTCTAGATGCGGATAGGGATGCATTGAGGTTAATTGCATCCCGTTCAGATGGATCGTTGAGAGATGCTGAGATGACTCTTGATCAGCTGAGTTTGTTGGGGCAAAGGATTTCTCTGTCTCTTGTCCAAGAACTC GTTGGTTTGGTATCCGAAGATAAGCTGGTTGATTTGCTTGATTTGGCACTATCTGCTGACACTGTGAACACAGTGAAGACATTACGAGACATTACAGAAACTGGAGTTGAGCCTTTGGCACTGATGTCTCAACTTGCCACGATAATTACTGACATCCTGGCTGGTTCCTACATATTTGCAAGAGAAAGACCACGAAGAAAGTTCTTCAAACGTCCAACCT TGTCAAAAAATGATATGGAGAAACTACGCCAGGCTTTGAAAACACTATCGGAAGCTGAAAAGCAGTTGAGAGTCTCCAATGACAAGGCAACATGGCTTGCGGCTGCTCTGCTTCAGCTTGCTCCTGATAAGCAGTATATGGTGCCAAGTTCATCAACAAGTACGAGTTTCAACCACGGTGTATTGGACGGTTCCCTTCCTGGTAAGGATGTAGCAAGGCACTCAGCTATTGAGCATAATGGTAACATGGCAAGCACTTCTTACGGCGAAAGGAGAACCATTAAACATACATCAAATCACCATGGTTCCTCCACTGTTACCAAAGTGAATGAGCAATCCAAACATAGCAAAACTGAAAATGAAATGATCTGGCAAGCAGTGCTTGAGAGTATTCAGTCAGATACACTACGAAAAATGATGGCCAAAGAAGGAAAGCTAAGATCTGTCAGCCTAGGCACCG GACCGACAGTGCAAGTGATATTCAGCTCACGTGTAAATAAGTCCAACGCTGAAAACTTCAGGGGACAAATTATGCAGGCGTTTGAGTCTGTTCTTCATTCTGCTATAATACTTGAAATCCGATATGAAGCAAAACATGATGCGGGAGCAGGTCATGATGAGAATGACTCTGACACGATATCAAGGAGATCCTTCAGTAAACATAGCCCGGTTTCTTCTGGAGGTGAAACCCTCGTCAGGAGGCTTAAAAAAGACAGGGTTGTCAAGGGAGCTAGTTCTACTAAGACCAAGTGGATGCAGTCTGATCCCCACATATTAACAGAAGGCGAGATCATTGAAGTTGGACCTTCTCACATGCACCGGTGTCCTGAAACAGATAATGGTGTTCATAATATAAATGAAAGAAGAAATGATAATGCATGGGAAGAGGCTTTGTCATCACCAAACCAAGAGGGCGTGATTAAACAAGGAGGAAAAAATGGGAATAAACAGCGTCGACAGAACAGCATAGTAAAACGAAAGCTCTCACTTGCTCATGTTCTCAGTAAGGTGGAGGTTTGTTCTCAACAAGGAGGCTGGTCTAGACGAAAAGCTATGTCAATTGCAGAAAAACTGGAACAAGAGAATTT GAGATTAGAGCCTAGATCGAGAAATATACTGTGTTGGAGAACTTCAAAGACTCGCCGGAAG CTCTCGTCGTTTAGGTTCAGGACTGGAAGTGGAAGGTCACGAGCTATATCTCGGCTTATCCTGTGTGGAAGATGCATTTCCACAAAATCCCCAAGATAA
- the LOC119276897 gene encoding protein Mpv17-like, translating into MKAIGSGGEWWWNLPSLRRKNDSRRRGRRNQDARGRRRGPPREPLSSSSSSDSVGQSRGWPLDFPFQQAVTAACLTLTGDTMAQVHRRIVDRRKRGPEPDSKALVPDLLLNHDWLRGLRIASYGFLLYGPGSYAWYQFLDKSMPKQTLATLSAKVLLNQIVLGPCVISVIFAWNNLWLGKLSELPSKYQNDALPTLLDGFKFWIPVSIVNFGVIPLPARVAFMSSCSIFWNFYLSTTMNK; encoded by the exons ATGAAAGCCATCGGAAGCGGCGGCGAGTGGTGGTGGAACCTCCCGTCCCTCCGCCGCAAGAACGACtcgcgccgccgcggccgccgcaaCCAAGACGCTCGcggccgccgccgcgggcccccGCGGGAGCCgctctcgtcgtcgtcgtcgtcggactCCGTCGGCCAAAGCCGTGGCTGGCCCCTCGACTTCCCGTTCCAGCAGGCCGTGACCGCCGCCTGCCTCACCCTCACCGGCGACACAATGGCGCAGGTCCACCGCCGCATCGTCGACCGCCGGAAACGCGGCCCCGAACCCGACAGCAAG GCTCTTGTGCCGGATCTGTTGCTCAACCACGATTGGCTTCGTGGGCTTCGTATAGCATCTTACGGATTTCTTCTCTATGGTCCTGGCTCATATGCATGGTATCAGTTTCTCGACAAAAGCATGCCCAAGCAAACACTCGCGACTCTGTCCGCTAAG GTCCTACTGAACCAGATTGTTCTTGGTCCATGTGTCATCTCTGTAATTTTTGCCTGGAATAACTTGTGGTTAGGAAAATTGTCAGAATTGCCATCGAAGTATCAGAATGACGCCCTTCCCACTCTTCTCGATG GGTTTAAATTTTGGATTCCAGTATCGATTGTTAACTTTGG GGTGATTCCTTTGCCAGCTCGTGTTGCCTTCATGTCCTCTTGTTCCATCTTTTGGAACTTCTATTTGTCGACCACAATGAACAAATGA
- the LOC119276898 gene encoding probable WRKY transcription factor 65, protein MDGEWSDGAVSGGEQKASGDGVSADCNSPGSPSPPAVPSTSGRRRSLQKRVVTVPLADWNVPRPKGVGEGNTPTDSWAWRKYGQKPIKGSPFPRAYYRCSSSKGCPARKQVERSQADPDTVLITYSYEHNHSSTVARAQSRPTPTPKPNKERPLPSPEPAKSDGTHHGTANVAGGLVTASPAPAIEVHDDFRWLYDVVSVTSSTSPSEVEAADDMLLYGPMFFGKAVVEVDTAALLPGEFGGEAVGGEGGEEDDAMFAGLGELPECAMVFRRHARDGLAAMAGGVKVEQPAEGTAMT, encoded by the exons ATGGACGGCGAGTGGAGCGACGGGGCGGTGTCCGGTGGCGAGCAGAAGGCCAGCGGGGACGGCGTTTCGGCGGACTGCAACAGCCCGGGGTCGCCTTCGCCACCGGCGGTGCCGTCGACTAGCGGGAGGAGGCGGTCGTTGCAGAAGCGAGTGGTGACCGTGCCTCTCGCCGATTGGAACGTCCCGCGGCCCAAGGGCGTCGGAGAGGGCAACACGCCGACAGACTCGTGGGCGTGGCGGAAGTACGGCCAGAAGCCCATCAAGGGCTCACCCTTCCCAAG GGCTTACTACAGGTGCAGTAGCTCCAAGGGGTGCCCGGCGAGGAAGCAGGTGGAGAGGAGCCAGGCCGACCCGGACACGGTGCTCATCACCTACTCCTACGAGCACAACCACTCCAGCACGGTGGCGAGGGCGCAGAGCCGCCCGACCCCGACACCGAAACCCAACAAGGAGCGGCCGCTCCCGTCGCCCGAGCCAGCGAAATCTGACGGTACGCACCATGGAACCGCCAACGTTGCCGGCGGCCTAGTCACCGCGAGCCCGGCGCCGGCCATCGAGGTGCACGACGATTTCCGGTGGCTCTACGACGTCGTGTCCGTCACCTCGTCGACGTCGCCCTCCGAAGTCGAGGCGGCCGACGACATGCTGCTGTACGGGCCCATGTTCTTCGGCAAAGCGGTGGTCGAGGTCGACACGGCCGCGCTCCTTCCCGGCGAGTTCGGCGGCGAGGCCGTCGGCGGGGAAGGGGGCGAAGAAGACGACGCAATGTTCGCGGGGCTCGGCGAGCTGCCGGAGTGCGCCATGGTGTTCCGGCGGCATGCCCGCGACGGCCTGGCGGCAATGGCGGGAGGGGTCAAGGTCGAGCAGCCGGCGGAGGGCACAGCCATGACGTGA
- the LOC119276901 gene encoding uncharacterized protein LOC119276901, with protein sequence MEGDEIFASLDSLWFHSSVLHRRPRFKQCSEELKPPRKQDQHPKCVDDEVTLGARRADPGRRALQERIETWQEEQWRQPTLVVAAPPRCSPVGDGVAMKAHLRSWAHAVACSVR encoded by the coding sequence ATGGAGGGCGACGAGATCTTTGCAAGCCTAGACTCGCTCTGGTTCCACTCCAGCGTCCTCCACCGGCGGCCGCGCTTCAAGCAGTGCTCCGAAGAGTTGAAGCCGCCCAGGAAGCAGGATCAACATCCCAAATGCGTCGACGACGAGGTGACGCTGGGGGCGAGAAGAGCGGATCCGGGAAGGAGGGCGCTCCAAGAGCGCATCGAGACATGGCAGGAGGAGCAGTGGCGGCAGCCGACGCTCGTCGTTGCGGCACCGCCACGGTGCTCGCCCGTCGGCGATGGTGTCGCCATGAAGGCTCATCTCAGGTCGTGGGCTCATGCTGTTGCCTGCTCGGTCAGATAA